In Fragaria vesca subsp. vesca linkage group LG5, FraVesHawaii_1.0, whole genome shotgun sequence, the genomic stretch NNNNNNGGGGGGGAGGCGCGCCTTCGTCGGCACCGGACGCTGGCGAACGGAGCTCCGTGTGCACGTGCGCTCCATATCCGGCCTCATATATGAAAACGATGTGGAGCGCACGTGCGCAAGTGAGTACGGAGCTCCGTCCGACGAAGGCACGCCTCCACCCCGGCGAGTTTGTCTCTGAATTTTAAAGAGGTGTTGAAGTTTGTCTCTGAATTTGTCTGTGCCATCTTCCAATCTCTTAAACCCTAAAGATCAAGAAGTATCATAATCCATCAGACCAGTTTCGTAGTTTCCCATGAGAAGGATGAAATCACATTAGGAATCCTTGCCAAAATCTGCACATTTTGTCATTTTACCTTATCAGTGTTGTCACCAAAGAAATTTGTCTTGTTTGTCGTCCAATCAAAGCCCCATTTAACTCTTGGACTGCCATTCAGTTGATCTGTTGGGTAGGGTAGTAACTGACATGTCAAATAAACTAGCATTTTGAGGGTACACAAAAACATAAAGCCTCTTTATGAAAATAGGCAACTGATGCCCTGTTGCTAATACCTTTTGTTTGTGCAGCGCGCCATCTTTGCCAGATGAAGGTTGTGAAAAGGATAATGAAGAGAGAAGGCAGAGGGCAACATTTGTGCAACAGTTGATTGCATCAACCATATTTTCAGATCTATGAACTGCTTCTGAGCTAAAGACTTAAAGCGGAAGATGCAGGATATTGATCATCTCATCAGTCACCAAGGATGCTGCTGTATCAGTATGTCAGTAGGCAATGAATCTACCGGAGCGTGGTTTTAGGAAGTCAATCTATATTAGGGTATTTACAGAGAGAAGTTATCTTTAGATAGAGTCATTGTCTGCAATGAGACACTATGTATACACATGACTGTATACTATTTATCCTATATGGCTATTTATATATTTTAGAGGCGACTTTCTTAATGAGCAGAGCTTAATTATAGTATTGATCGATATATCCTCTTTTACTCTATTGTCTATATATTGATGGCAATGTTTACTAGTTTGATCCATTGCTGAAGAATTGGAGTCAAATCCAAGCTTGGTAGATTGAGAATTGATTTTGCAAGTCTCAAAATTTTCATCCATTGCTGGTCATGCAGAGGTACGAGAGCGTATTCAGCCCACCCGTCCATCTCCGCCGTCCATTTTGAAAAAGTCAAAAGTCAGCGTCAAATGGACAGCGGAGATGGGCGGGTGCGCTGTATAATTTTCTCAGAGGTACAAGCTAAGGAATTCGGAAAATATGATTCTTACATTTGCCTAAGTAGTGCTCAAGTTACTTGGAGGTAAGATCAGAAGCATACATGGATTCCCAAGGCAAATACATATTCACGTTTAACCCCCTGTTGTTTCATGAGATTCTATGTTTAAGGCTCTCTATGTTTACAGTTTCAAACAAAAATAGGAGAAACTAAACCTGCAAGGCTGCAGTTCATGTGTGCCTGTTTGGGAACACACTCATGATCTGAACATGTTTTCTTAGTTGCTATTTATCTTCCCAAACTACTACGTATCATAATACCATTCAATCTGTCTAACCCGATTTAGATCAAATGTCTTCTGACTGATCGATCCATCATACATACTCAACCAACTCAGTGATGTTCTCCATTACTTCAGTTTATCTGGATTTTAAGTAGCGAGTCATTAATCTGGCGGTAGCTAACTCGATGTGTCCAACTAATATATCTTTGGAGATTTAGCATTTCTAACTATGAATGACAAAATGCAGTGGGTAGAAATGGCTCAATCCATGATCCAAAAACAGATAATCAGCCTGTAAAATGAAGAAGATGTATTCATTTCTTTACAAGTATAATCGGAAGCACAAGTGGTATTGGAATTTGGAGGATAGATCATCCAGACCTCGCATTTGCGATTGGAAATTTTGGAATTAGAAACTCAGAGAAAAGAATAAGGCGTAGTTTGGGAAGCGGTTCATGTAACAATAGTAAAGAAACAGTGAAGGGCTATGCAAAAACAATTCCACCAACTGAAGATGGATTAACATGGAGACCATAACATAACATGGTAAGCAAGAAGCTTCGAAAAGTATCTTAGGCGTAGCTTTCAGGAGCAAATGCATGTCGAATTCGTTTTTCAATATCTCAACTTCACAAGAATTGGAAGTTTTGCATCCTTGATGCAATGCATGTTTTGCATGATACTCATCAAAATCAGCCAATTCAAGAAACAAGTAAATCCTAGACCTTTAATGCTAACAATTGTAACCAGAGGCATACAACACCAAACAGCTTTATTGGGTGAAAGAAAGCAAATGCCACACCTTCAGTTTCATGAGTACAAACCAAATGGAAGTATCAGCTTGATTGAAAGGGAATTCATGTCACCATTTGGTTTAACTTAAGTCAATATTGAATCATCACAAAAATATTATCAAACTAAGCTGGCAACCGAATAAGAACAAATGGCAAATGATCCTACAAAATATATAACATTTGATGGTGAAAATCGCTTAAAAATGTCAAAACTAAATAAAATTAAGTTGAGAGTTCGAGTTTGACACCACAAAAACAAAGTGAAGAGCACCATGCAAGCTCTCCTGTTTTATCACTCAAGTATGGCTCCAATAACACCTGCTCCAACAGTCTTCCCTCCTTCTCTGATAGCAAACCTCATTCCCGACTCACAAGCCACAGGCACAATCAATTCGACAATAATCTTGACACGATCACCAGGCATAACCATCTTGGACTCCTCATCCTTATCATTCATAATCTGAGTCACTTTACCGGTGACATCAGTAGTCCTCATGTAAAACTGTGGCCTATAACCAGAGAAAAAGGGCGAATGCCTACCGCCCTCTTCCTTCTTCAACACATACACAATCGCCTCAAACTTAGTATGCGGGGTAATAGTCCCCGGCTTAGCCAAAACCATCCCTCTCTGGATATCAATCTTCTGAATACCCCTAAGCAACAACCCCACATTGTCTCCAGCCAAAGCCTCATCAAGAATCTTCTGAAACATCTCCACACCAGTCACAGTGGTGCTCCTAGTATCCTTCAACCCAACAATGTCAACTGTATCCCCAGTCTTAATAGTACCCCTCTCGACACGGCCAGTGGCCACAGTCCCACGTCCCGTGATAGAAAACACATCTTCAATAGCCATCAAAAACGGCAGCTCAGTCTGCCTTTGCGGAATCGGGATATAACTATCAACAGCATCCATAAGCTCATAAATCTTATCAACCCACTTATCCTCACCGCGCTTAATAGCAGGGTTGGCCATAAGGGCCTCTAGAGCTAACAAAGCCGACCCGGAAATGATGGGCACATCATCACCGGGAAACTCATAGGACGACAGCAACTCACGCACCTCCAGCTCGACGAGCTCGAGCAGCTCCTCGTCGTCGACCTGGTCCTGTTTGTTGAGGAAGACCACCATGTTTGGCACCCCTACTTGCTTAGCGAGCAGGATGTGCTCCTTGGTCTGCGGCATTGGGCCGTCGGCGCCGGAGCAGACGAGGATGGCGCCGTCCATCTGGGCGGCGCCGGTGATCATGTTCTTGACGTAATCGGCGTGGCCGGGGCAGTCGACGTGGGCGTAGTGGCGGCTCTCGGTCTCGTACTCGACGGTGGCGGTGTTGATGGTGATCCCACGCGCGCGTTCCTCCGGCGCGGCGTCGATTTCGTCGTACTTCTTGGCGACGCTGTTGCCCATGGAGGCGAGGGCCATGGTGAGGGCGGCGGTGAGGGTGGTCTTGCCGTGGTCGACGTGGCCGATGGTGCCGATGTTGACGTGGGGCTTCTTGCGCTCGAACTTGCCACGCGCGGCCTTGACGGTGAAGGAGCGGCGCGTGAGGGTGTGGCGCGTGGTGGAGGGAGTAGGGGTGAGGTGGAGGATGGTGGAGGGGTTAAGGAAGGAAGAGGAGAGATGGGTGAGCTTGGAAGTGGGTCTAATTGAGAAGGAACAAGGGTTTGAGGAAGGTGAGGAGGAGACATAAGGGTATGTGAGCTTAGATGAAGCTGCTGCTGCTGTTGAGATTGCCATGGCTCTAATTGGGTCTTCTTCTCTGAAGAGGAAGAAGAAGAAGAAGAAGATAGGGATTGGGATTGGGATTTGGGGGGAGCTGAAGAGAGTAGAGAGAGTGAGAGGGTTTGGGGGAAATGTTATCCTGTTAGGAAGAGATGATAAAAGAGGGCCTCATATGGAGTGTTCTATCCATTTCTCTGCCTCAAGAGGGGTTTTGGAGGGATTTGTGGTATGGGTCACTGGTGGGTGTTTGGACCTTCTGTACTACTTTACACCTACTGTAAAAACTAAAACCCTTTCTACTTTCATACCATTTTCTTTAGAAGAAAATAGAAGAAATCATGAATCGGAGACGGCATAAATGGAGACCGAAATAATCGGGGTGGATATCAAGTTAAAGTTGTCATGAATCAGAGAACATAAATGAAAGAAGTCGTGAATATGAGACAACATAAATGATGATCGAAATAAACGAGGTCACATTTTAAATAAGTAATCTTATTATAAATGTTTGATCTCTCGAGCTGCATATGGCTCCACACAATACGTGCAAATAACTATACGAGTGGTATTAACATTGGTCGTGAATATCATATTGCTGAGTTTGGTATGTCATGACTCGTATGAGTTTTTTCTGCTTCCTCAAAGCAGCAAAAGTTTCACCCGAACAGGGTAAAGTTCCATTCATGTTTTCAGGAGGTAAATAAAAAACTTGCCTCAACTGCTTCCAGGGTCGACACTTTATTCGTTGTAAGTAGGCAAGAGTCAAGACTAGTCAGAAGAAGCCATTGCCCCTTCAACTCATTTGAGGCTCTAAATCTCCAAGAGGTTATATCATCCATACATGCACTATGAGAGAGACTGATGGTGATTTCATTCATTGTGTTCATGGCTTCCCAACCTGGAAAACCAGAATCCCATTGTGCCACGCAGTTCATTCAAATACCTTTGTTTTAGGTAATACCGTGGAGTCAAAATCAACCATAGAAGGTGTCACAAGCACCAGCCTCTCATGTTATGGTCTGGTGATTTGAACGTCACTACCAGTAAGAAAACAGTATGTTCTGAATGACAAGAGTAATCAACAAACACTGCTAAGTAACCCAAAATAAATTAACCAAAAACGTTAAACA encodes the following:
- the LOC101314086 gene encoding elongation factor Tu, chloroplastic-like; its protein translation is MAISTAAAASSKLTYPYVSSSPSSNPCSFSIRPTSKLTHLSSSFLNPSTILHLTPTPSTTRHTLTRRSFTVKAARGKFERKKPHVNIGTIGHVDHGKTTLTAALTMALASMGNSVAKKYDEIDAAPEERARGITINTATVEYETESRHYAHVDCPGHADYVKNMITGAAQMDGAILVCSGADGPMPQTKEHILLAKQVGVPNMVVFLNKQDQVDDEELLELVELEVRELLSSYEFPGDDVPIISGSALLALEALMANPAIKRGEDKWVDKIYELMDAVDSYIPIPQRQTELPFLMAIEDVFSITGRGTVATGRVERGTIKTGDTVDIVGLKDTRSTTVTGVEMFQKILDEALAGDNVGLLLRGIQKIDIQRGMVLAKPGTITPHTKFEAIVYVLKKEEGGRHSPFFSGYRPQFYMRTTDVTGKVTQIMNDKDEESKMVMPGDRVKIIVELIVPVACESGMRFAIREGGKTVGAGVIGAILE